In the Rhododendron vialii isolate Sample 1 chromosome 2a, ASM3025357v1 genome, TGTTTGGCAATGATAGGGCAAATGGGGACTTAGCTGAGGGACCGGCCGATACAATGGCTGCAATGGAAAGGGAGGCTGCCACTGAAGAACTTGGATATGAGAGTCCTACTTCTGGTTTGGGTACGAGTTTCATGGATTATTCCATGCCAGAGGGACCTAATGTGGGCAACTCACATGGCGGACAATCCTCTGTCCCACCTTCCTCCAATGTTGCTggtaagaaaaggaaaagagctGCCGATGGGATAACTAAGGGACTTTCTGACATGGCTGAAGCATTTGGGACATTCTTCGAAAATACCAACACTAGAATGGGTGAGATAGGTCACAGGATGGGGTATGATGAGGACCTCTCCCTACAAAGGAAACAAGTTAATGCTGAACTTATGGACCACCCACTTGACTGGGAACAAAGGTTGAGGGCTGCCACTCTAATTGTCCAAGAGGCCCAACGCGTGGACTTGTTTTTTAGCTTTCCAAAGGAGGATCAAGTTGGGTGGGTCGCGCTTTTGCTGGCAGGGGCCATCTAGAAGGATGTCTATGGTCTTAGCTTTTGGGGGATTCAAAAAGATGATGTTATTGGGATAATATGAACTTGAACTTGTTATAACTATGATGACTGTAAGATTAAGTATGACTTCAAGTAGGATTATGCTACACTAATGGGATGATATCCCTATGGCATGTTATTGCCTCATTTTGTaagatgcatatatatatagggatgAGCAAATTGATCCCTCTGGCATGTTATTGCCTCATTTTGTAAGATGCATGTATATGGGGATGAGCAAATTGATCCCTCTGGCATGTTATTGCCTCATTTTGTaagatgcatatatatatatttaaaatgaCTGTTTATTATTATGTTTGTTGTTTGTATTGGTTGTTTCAAGTATTATTTTGCTGTTGTGATTTAGAAATGGCAGTGCAAACAAGTGATGTGGTTCTCTCATTGACCAAGTGATGGagtagtttcctttttcttattGGAAAGTTGTTGTATGTTAGTGGACATGTGACCAATCTGCAACTGggtagtttcctttttctttttttgctgcAGTTTCCTACTTGTTGCTTAGATTGCTATTACAGTCCAATAGTTGTGCTGTGTTGCTGCTATTATTGGACCTGCTATTCCAGGCGTTGGCCTGCAGGTTCGACATTATGACTGTCATGAGGAGTGCTGTAGTTCAATTGTTTTGGTGGACTATTCTAGTAGCGTGTCCAGTGCATGGATTTGTTCCGTTTTCAAGCTCATTCTATGTTTGCAAAATAGAAGAGTTaaattttgtaatatttttatttttgtaataccTATATAACAGCCACAGGGAAAAATAGAAGAGTtaaattttgcttctttttttttacgatTTTGCATAAGGGTAAAAATGGAAATAGATATTTTAATCCAATCCTATCCCATGTTAAACAAACATGGTAGATAATACTCCTATCGTTCAATCcggtgcaaaacaaacatactcattaccaatcccatcTCTTTACCAATCCCTTCTCCTTATCAATCCCTATCCTAATCccatctcattaccaatcccctCCAAACAAAACCtgctatcaaacacgcccttagtGACAAGCAGGGGCGGATATAGAACTTTATGTCACTGGGGTCAAGTCTTATATCAGAATTGTTATGGGCACCAACGATGAATATACTGGCACGCGAGTCTCACTACGGATTCCGTACGGATAATCCGAGCCgaatatgaatgaaaaattagaagattgAATTGAGCACCTACATATATTCAACTACGCTAATTTTTCAAGGGCCcactccgttttttttttttttgaaattattgaacagctcggattatCTATGCGGGATCTGAAGTGGAACCTGCATGCCACTGTACACTATCGATGTCTTTAGATTTCGGTCTTATATGTAGGAATTTGTTTCATGAGTTCtcagagccggcttatagccaaggcgaGGGAAGCGAGCGCTTCGGGcctccgaaaaaaattaaaaacgagggcccccaaatttttaggattcctatatatatatatatatggtccacaaaaaattgcactagacttctttacacaaaataggcccaattgaaatttaggagccacaaaataggcccaattgagATTTAGGAGCCATAAAATAAGCCTAAATTGTGGAATTATTCATTAGAAACataatgcattaaaaaaaacaaaataaaataacttaAGGGTCGGTAGGAACTAGCAAGGAAGATATAGCCAAtcaaaaaagatcaaaaaagaaaaagaagatatagcCGATCATAAGGAGTAAGTACGGCAGGAACTAGAAACGCTTCATGCTTGAGGAGTCGAAGGGGAGGGAAGACAACAACCAACGACTGTGGACGGAAAATACTTGCACAAGGAATTCCTTGAGGCCTCTCTTTTACTATCTCCAACTCTCCACCTCTACCAAGTAagttttttattatcttaaCCAGTTGACCTAATTGGTAAAATTTGTAGatcacttttgtatgaaaaatatagggtagtctcattcaagaggttcgcttTTTCCGACCttcaaaacttatgagccggccctggAGCTCTAATGGCATGACTATTAATTTCCTTTACTTATACTTTAAAATagggtggtgatggtggtgataatgtcaaaattatttttgtttgtgccaaaactcCAGTACATTAAAGTCTTGTATACTACACATGGTACAAGgtttttgtgcactagagttttggccccaacaaaaacagttttaacaTTATCATTTCCTTTAAAATACTTGCAATATGGAGTAATTTCTATATTTAATTTATCGTTCTAAATTATTAATTGTGAAATTTGTTAAGGGTGTCATTCGAAAAAATTCACTCCGGGCTCTCGAAAAGCTTGTAAAACTTGGAGAAAAATATATCTCTATGATACAAAATCTACTTTGACTTCGGTTTTGCCCTTGATTAATTCAGGTTTAGAGTTTCCAAATTGGAGTCCATGTAtcatgtttcttcttttttgttttgctttcttaaaatatgagagagagagagagagagaatgggagtGGGTGTATGTACTTGAACGTGGATCCAATCAAATCacaagttttgagagagagagagagagagagtgggtcaGATGTAAGAATTTTTTGAGGTCAAGGATTGTAATATTGTTGAGATACTTGAACAAAGTATAACATCTCTTGGGCCAAATTTACCAATATAGCCCAAAACTTTATAGATTTTCTGGGGTAATTTTCAACTCAGTGGGTCACCTAACTCCACTTGCCATTACTTGCGTCCACCCCTGGTGACAAGAATAAACTTTTACCTGCTAGagtccttcttttttttttaacaaatttgaaccattaaaaatacttttcagTCCAACATCAAATTACAAAGAAGCCATATCCTTCTCATTAATGCTTCACCGAGTtaagaaaagcaaaaatcatACGAGATTTAAATACTTCGATTTAGTTATTTTGTATTTGCGATGTGTAAGACCACCTCCAACAAAGACCACCATCCAGGAACAAGGGATATAtagcttagagcatctctaactTTGACTTCAAACtggggatgtcaattttttttgaaggctgatgtggcattttggcatctcTAATTTGACATCAGAACCTACTCTCCAACCCTTATATCAAAtcctatttatttgacatcaaattatccCTTTCCAACTCTtatgtcaaaatacaaatagtcattttttgaaatttggcaagCAAGGTGTAGGTAGTCAAAGTTAGCATGCTTTCTTCCCCTTCATCCATGTCAAAAGCCGCGTAGGATTTGGCCCAAAAAAGGCATCTGGTTTGGTTTGTCAATTAGTGTCAAATATTACCGTTACAAGCTCCACATCAAATTTGACATCtcctattggagatgctcttacatcCAAGTTCACATCTATTCTTACGTCCTTTCTCACAGGTGAAGGTGGTGCCCACAAAACTATCGAGATGGTCCTGCCATGACTTGTAAGAGATGACGTAAGAATGGATGTAAATTAAATTCTTCTCGTGGCCGAAGAAGAATTTTCTTTAACCTGTTTTTCTTTATCAGCGAATTTTCTTTAACATTAGTTCAGCTCTTATTATACCATTTGACCACTTCCACCATGGCCCTTGCCTCAGAAAGATTCGGGGACGGTGGTGGGCCGAAGGTACTGTGCACGATGGTGGGACGAAGGTACTATGCACGGTGCTGTGTTTAATTtcaaccgttcaaaagtgtttaggatagtctaaattttaaaaactcttccccgaagcattttttttaaattcaggcCAATAATTGTCGAGACAGACGGCCTGAATGTGACACAACACTGTGCATCACGGAAGGGCCAGCACCACCCGCGTCCAGGACGACTTATGGTTGTCTTTGAAGTCTTCTTGTGGCCCAAGTTTCCTTAGTATTATTTGGGCTATAAAAAGAGATGAGCCCTATATTCCCTGTATTACGCTTGAAGGAAAATGGCTTTAAAAATGCTTTCTGTCGTTTGGAAAGTCCTTTTGTTTTGTACCCTTCTCTTGGCTTTTCAGGTGGCTGCTAGGGAACTGCTCCAAACTTCCCCTGTCCCTGGTGAGTTTTCCCTTCTTATCTGTTTGTTTACTTGATCcgaaaataacagaaaatggTAATATACCAATGCCATCTATATTTGAGTAGTGTATACGATATGCACCCTTCAATTATGGATAGGATTTTATGATACTTTGATGCGAACTCGTAACTTATTCTTGAATTCGCAACTTTGATTACAAATATATAATATTCACGTAAAATTGAAAATTCGAGAAAATAACCTTGACTTTATAAATTTTTACAGacgtgtatgtatttttttacatAGGCTAATTATATATGAATTTAAAGTGattaatttgaaaattgcataccATACACCTTCGAATAAGGGATCTGTATTGTAGCAATTTCAAGAACAATTCTCGGTAATTTCAGCCACAATGGTGATATTTTTGTCCCATTTGGATCGAATATGACATTTTTCGATACTTTTTACATACTCTCCCCATCCagatttaatagtttttttttaaaattcgtgtcatttttcaatcaattatatcttccaatttataatgttttacataattttgaaaatattgtactATAGAACTAatagagatctatcaaacaagatcgatattcaatataaaattcattatagattcaaagatataacccattttttagccggttaaaATAGAATTAGGAATaattaaatccggacagagggagtacttattCGGTTTATCTCGTccaaaaagaaaccaaaataataacCGAAACATGGACCATAtt is a window encoding:
- the LOC131317052 gene encoding uncharacterized protein LOC131317052 — translated: MRDLVNEDSKWKLDCGQFKAGFYGECEKRIIRAFPGTNLRAHPHIDSKIKAWRKQYHLLQDMLKLSGFGWDDTEKMILVDSDDVWENFVRSHSDAKGMRNKPHPYFEEWLHLFGNDRANGDLAEGPADTMAAMEREAATEELGYESPTSGLGTSFMDYSMPEGPNVGNSHGGQSSVPPSSNVAGKKRKRAADGITKGLSDMAEAFGTFFENTNTRMGEIGHRMGYDEDLSLQRKQVNAELMDHPLDWEQRLRAATLIVQEAQRVDLFFSFPKEDQVGWVALLLAGAI